In the Salvia miltiorrhiza cultivar Shanhuang (shh) chromosome 8, IMPLAD_Smil_shh, whole genome shotgun sequence genome, CTTCAGTCACACTTTGAGTATATAATTCTTATCCCTTTGTATACTAACAGTTAGTTAACGGAATTTTCCATACCTCGTTTTACTCCATGCATTCACATCGTCCAAGATATGTACAATCACCCTTTGACTACTTGTTCTGCGGGGCTTGGCTGAAGTTAAGGTGTTTGTGTATAATCGATCTTTTTGACTAGCTGGGTTGGCTTCAGAACTGGTGAAAAGCATGAGATGCAGCGAATACAACAACTAAATCCTTCATATCTCGAAACTGAATCTGTATTAATGACTATTACTATTATCAGACTGAAACTGACTACCTTAACTTTTGTTTTAtgttaacacacacacacacacacacacacgtggACATACACAAATAGTGTTATTAATCTGCCTATCTGGTTTATAGTTGCCCTGCTGTTCAATTTCGTTTTGAGAACAAAACTAACCCTTGGAAGCTATACAATTTACAAACTTTATTAGGTTCATACTGATACAGTAATATTCTATTTGAACTACTCTTTTCTGCTTCTTGTAGAGGGTAAGATCAACGATGAATCTCGTGTCTTGTCATAACTTCTTCCTGATGGTCATTATTATTCAATTCCACCAAAAGATGTGTTGATAATCTTTGTCATTGAGCTGGCAATGCTTGTAGTTTTAACATAATGTTTTATGGATGCCTTGCAGATTTTGCAAAAGAGACTCAAAGATGTTGAAATTTGTGTTCCGATAGTTTATGGGACAATTGCCTTTTGGCTTGGTAGAAAGGCCTCTGAGTAAGTTGAATATCAGAGTTATATGCCTGTTTTTTTTGTCATAGCTCATTTTGTTGGTGGGCCTTGGGAACTCTTGCAGACCAATTAACTTAGTTGATGATTTTATCGGATGTCTTTGTTTGTTATTAGAACTCAGTCACACAGGTGGACTGTCTATGTCCGAGGGGCAACAAATGAGGATATTGGGGTAGTGATCAAGCGTGCTGTATTTCAGTTGCATCCAAGTTTTGAAAACCCTGTTAGAGTCGTCGAGTCACCACCTTTTGAGTTATCGGAGTGTGGTTGGGGTGAATTTGAAATTGCCATCTCTCTTTTCTTCCACAATGATGTTTGTGAAAAGCAGTTGGATTTGTAAGTCTCTTTTAATTTTGACTTTGAATATGCTTCTTCATTGCTCACCAGTATATTTGATAATGTCTTTCTATGTTTAGGTATCACCATCTTAAATTGTATGCTGAAGATGAAAGTGGTCCTCAGTCAGCTAAAAAGCCTGTTGTCGTGGAAACATACAATGAGATAGTCTTTCCTGATCCCTCTGAGAGTTTCTATGCTCGCATCCAGAAGCATCCTGCTGTAATTGTGCCTCGACTTCCAGTCATGTTAAACTTGCCCACTGGTAATGCCATTACCATCTATTTTACTTCCATGTTGTTTGTTTATTCTTGGCATGATGGGCGACAATCTTATCTCTTCCTACCTTTTATGGTACCTATACAGAAGATCTGAATGAAAAGAAAGGTGATACCAAAGACAACCCGTTGAGTCAATGGTTTATCAATTTCTCTGAGGCAGATGAGCTGTTAAAACTTGCTGCTGCTCGTCAGCAGGTAAGGCATTTGTGTTCCCTTGGCATATTAGCGGAACCATAATTGCATGAGGACATGCctgaaaattaattttgacgTCTTTGCCACAAATTCCCATCAATCATACTTGCTGCAGAGTATTTGCCATGCGGGGATTTTTTTTTCACTGTCCTGATTCTGTTTCTAATCTTCTACATATGTGTATGCTCCATAATCTGATGGaagatgtcatttttttttttttgggggggggggggggggggggaatggTGCTCATTCAGGTCAATTATTATCCaagaaaattattaaaattcacTGCATTTTATGCTTTTACGAGAAACCAAGACGGATATGGGATCACTTTGCTCATCTAAATTCATTTGGATAGTCCACTATTTTTCAGACTGTTGTGACTGTAAAGTTTGATGCCAAATtgtcatattttaataattattcacaCGTTTTCTTAAGTGGGTTGGGAAGAGTGGAAGCAACCACTTCCAATATCCAGAACAAAAAGTTTCATTTGCATAATATCATCCAATCTGCAGTTATTCAGTGAgactaattaatttatattttcccTTAACATCCGATCCTTCACACCTGCCTTACCAATTGGAGATTCTTGATTCTCTGAACAGAAgctttaaaaatgaaaaaataatatttctatagaggaataaatttatttaagttGCTCCGTATATACCATTATTTTTTCTGATCATCTTATAAGATGGATTTCCATGGCATTTTGTAGAGCAGTAAAGCAATTTTTATTGTTTCTTCTATGGTTGACTTATGTACAGGCATGGTGTTATTGGTGCAAGAGTCGGTGCAAGCATGAACTGAATATAGTTGCAATTTCAAAATTACCTAGGATGTTACATGTGCAAGTGGTGTTAACTTAATTGCTTTCATACTCTCGACATATAGTTGTGTCCTCGTTTTATTCTGTTGGTTGATTACTTTGTGATTTGAACTTTAGTTATTTTATACTATCAAGCACTGAACTCATCCAAAAAATGTCCTATTCTTCCTTTCTCATTAGTCATCTATGCTAGCTGTAACTGGTTTTTTCCTGTGTTTCAATTGTCAATTTCTTGCCATTTCTTATGGGAGATATTGATTCATGGGGATTATTTTGACTGTCACAATCAGGCATTAGTGTCTGTATTTCAGATTTTGGCATATTATGGACAATTCTTCTGACTTTGTCTACATTATGGTAGGTCCAAGCCCATATTATCAAGCTAAGAAGGCAACTGAGCGTCATCGATGGGCTGCCACTACAGTCATGGAAACCAGGTTCTGGTTAGGGGACATGGCACATGATGAATCATGGTAAAACGATATTGGGATAAACCATGGATATGTACATATATGTATTAGCTTAGGACAGGGAAAACTTTAATTGTTGATAATTCTCCCCGTAGACGTTTCTTATTCCTCATGCTCTCCATTTGCATTTGAGGACCATCATTGTCTTGTATTAGAGGAGAAATTATTGTTTTGCAGAGAAGGTGGTGGTGTCATATTTTGTCTGTACAACACTGAAAAATAGAACGCCTTGCCTATGTTCTGGTATCTCTTTCAAGAGGAATCCTTAACAGTTGTACACAGCATTAAATTCAGATTCATTTCCTCTCAGAAGGTATAATATGGGAGATGATCTTGGTAGGCGAGAATAACATACTAACATGTTGCACATGCCAAGTTCGAAAGTCATTGTCATTGCAATTAATTTTGCCTGCACTTGACTCCTTGTAATATAGAGATCCTTTTCTGTTCTGGTCCTTTGAACTCAAGCTTCTAATATCTCTGATTCTCTGTGCTGTATCACTGAAGAAGAACCTAACACCCGGCATGGACCAGGGACCGTAGACTGATTTACACCTGACGTGTGTACTATGTTGAATAACTTGAACTTAGTACATGTAATAATAAgtgggcgtttactttgcatgattaagTGGGCGTTTACTTTACACCAGACGTGTGTACTATGTTGAACAGTGGGTACTATGTTTAAATTTGCCTGCACTTGACTCCTTGTAATATTAAGATCCTTTTCTGTTCTGGTcctcttatcaatcatgcaaagtactTGAACGTTGTTTCTGCTGCTTGATTTGGAATAGTTCCTGTGGATAATATGCGTGGCGGAATGGGAGATATGGAAGATAGGTAAGGTGGCTGACTGGTCCCCCTGTGCAATAGGAGATATCTACTTTTCCATCACCGGAAAATATTCTCATTTCTGGTGGTGCTTCTTCTGGTTAGGGGGCAAGACTATTGTAGGAGCTTTGTTCCTTTCCGATGTTTGATTTATTAGAATTTGGTATTGCACATGGGTAGATATACCAGAGCATTTATCTTAAATCTGCTACGTCTGATGAGGTGAGGACAAACATATGTGAACAAGGACGAAAGGCTTATGTGGTGGTGGTGCAATGGTACATCACGGTAGGTGGTTTGGTGACTTGGTCCAACTTTTATTGATTATGATGGTGTTTGTGTTTGCAAACTGTTATGCATCTAACCACCTTCCTCTACAGGTATCGCTTTCGTTCCAATTAATAATGCTGGACAACGCCCCAGGAGCACAGAAGATGCAATTATGGAATGGTATGGTATTTTTTTCGTAGCTTTCTCGAGAAAAGAAATTGTGCAGCGCATCTAGCGCGACTTTTGGTTGCGCTCTATAGTGCTGCTGCGAATGTGGTCGCGCGTGATGCATTTAACGTAGTTCTCTATTGCAAAATGACTTTTCATTTCCTTTTCAGAGTTACTATATGCTCTAGTTGTATGTTGATTATGTTGTCGTACATGGATGTTAATCGCTCATTTTCGGGCTAGATTTTCCTACGCTAGATGGGCGGGCtagtaaatttacatatattttttcacATATTGTATAAATTGCTAATTGATGTCCCTATAAATGATGCTTCtctcttatactccctccgtctatgaaggaacttcctaggaggggtggcacgagttttaagaaaaaatattgttgagtgtattgagagtggataaaaggtaatTGAGTATATTGGGAATGGTGaaaagatgttataattaatattgggagttgtgaaaagtgaaaagtaagaggattataagtggtagggtatagtccaaaaataggtaggaagttcttttgtggacgtctcaaaaagaaaatataggaatttctttcgtggacggaggaagtagtaTTTCTTTTACTTGCCATCTCTTATTTCTTAAATTAACATATACACGAAAAGGAAGGTAGAAAATAAATTAGATGATTTATCTATATCTTCTTCGTCTATTAAAAAGTGATATATTACAATACAATTAGATGATTTAAAATTTGATGAAGTGTACTATTACCATTAAAAATAGTTGATCCAACTTGAAAGCATGAAACCCCTAGTCGTGCCATATACAATAaggggtgtttactttgcatgatcgagtatttttatatttaagattaaatttttttcaaTCCCATCGTTTTAATGAGATAAAAATCAAGCAAGATTAGCTTAAATGATTGAAATAATTAAGGGTTCTAGGATATCCTAAAGTTTTAATCCATCAAATTAAATAAGGGATTATCCTTACTATTTTGATATATCAAGATTAATCTTTTAAAGCAAATGCCCTCTAAGAGTACGATATTTGCATTGCTCAATTCAAAATGGTATAATTAAATGAGTAGtactatttggacaaaattaaTCTTTTAAAGTAAATGCCCTCTAAGAGTACGATATTTGCATTGCTCAATTCAAAATGGTAAAATTAAATGAGTAgtgttatttggacaaaatttatcCGAACAAAGAAAaggataaatattttaaaattttgatttatttaaaaaaattagtttaaatttaaaaagaatttaattagttttattgttttatccacattgtagtttttttgtaattttttaataattttttttttgtaatttttgtattttaaaaatagtaaaatttgaAAAAGGTTACTcgaaaatcacaaaaaaaactagtacaatatagagaaaataataaaattaattaagttattttttattttgaaggaaaagatctaaataaaaatttattttaaaaatatttaatcatattttgttGAGTTAGAGGGTTTTTTAGAACAATAACTTaagttgatttggaaattaggataATAACTTCCGAACttataaaaataggacactaattaataagcgttgcACCCGCAGGACATTTATGGgtcaattattgaattttgagACTTTTTTTGCAcggaccaagcacatgacaacCCGCGCGGAAGGGTTGATTATGTGGCAAGCACGTCATTTTTACTGCTCCAGATAGGATGTCGTGTGCTTGGTTCATATTTCAtgcaaaaaaattcaaaaattcgaTAGTTGGCTGAAAAATGTCCTGCgagtgcaacacttattaattagtgtcctagttttacaaatttgaaaattattgtcttaatttttaaatcaacctaagttactgtcctaaaaaatcctttTGATCAGACAAATTTTGTCCTGCATTATTGTACCAATTAAATCGGCAGAGATGGTAAGTTACATCTAAGCCAAGAGATATGTGACATACGATTAGTTAGTTTGGCCATGCATTGAATCGGATGAAACATGTTGGTAAGCAATTAATGCTAAGGGCAGACCATCCAGTCTTATCAAAGCATCTTCAATGATTGAATATTCATAACTAGAGACTTTAAATTTAGTGGTACAGTACATGTCGCTCGTATACTCTCTAATCTCTATCTTACGAAATTAATCCTTTATCTTTTGGGGAGATGTTTTAAGATATTGTTCAATTTCTAAATTTGAATTGtcttcaaattttattttactaaaataATCTTATCTAATGTTCGTGAGAAATAATATGTGAATTAAATAAggacaaataaaaaattgtatatagataatattttttaaatgaaataaatattcCCTTTGTCCactaaaattattttctttttggcacgTTTCTCaaaattacgaattttttatttttgaacattATCTCATACGTCATTTGACAATTTTATCTTAATGTGAGATCATTTATCTACTATCAATATCTtcaacaaaattttcaataattttttattaaaattcgtactaaaaaaattaatacataaataTAAGGAACATAGGGTGTATATTTTTAATTCCgtgtaaaaataaaatgggGATTGTTTAGATGGGATAGAAAAAGTATTACttactccctccattttttattaagtgtccacagccgtcaaaatacacatatcattaaaataagatattttacatttgtaatcttagtaattatcataataaatgcatatatacaactaattattatatttatacaagtattaaataaggataaaatagaaaaaatgtcataaatatactctcaaattttgaaatgggacacttattgagaaataaaaaaatgatctaaatgggacacttataaaaaacggagggagtagtccATAACATTGAAAAGACATACTAATTTATAGTAGCTTTCATTCATGATGTCGTACGCGCGCCAAAGTACATATATAACTATGGGAAGTTGATCATGTACATGAGTTTCCTAGTGTTggaattaataaataatttggaccatttatatttctataattaattaacagtTGTTATGAAAAGAAGCATTAAACATTACTAGTCATGgaatgaattaaattttgacaAATATCTAATTACTAGTCATTgaatgaattaaattttgacaAATATCTAATTGATCCCTTTCTTTCACTTATTATTTTTCCCGTCTTAGCTTATTAATAACTACTAATAAACATATGAATTTTTTCAAtgtataaaatcaaaatttcaaTGGCTTTAGCTACTACAATATTCCCGATCACGATCTTTTAGTATTTTACTGTGAAATATGaaagaaataagaaataatGTACAAAAAGTATTATGTAAAAGaagcatgatatatatatatatatatatatatatatatatatatatatatataggggtgggctaccgtgagagcacatcttaaaataagaaataagagcaatttttactgtatgaattttatgtagaatacgtatgaattcgctgtataaaggtatgaattgtgaaaaataattttttgctacctttgggattcgaactcaggaccataaatccatctaACAGGAtgacgaatcaaccgtagatcttgatgatctaagggctgaaaatgattcttattttatatcttaagaaatgctcttattttagagaggttcaaataagaaccactaaataaaattagaacagagaaccattttaagtcattcgatcatcaagatctacggtggatgcatcatcttggtggatgaattcagatcctgggttcgaatcctgaagggagcaaaatttttattattttcggatgcattaaatttaatagcgaatgcattaatttatatagcagatgcattaattttaatagttcttatgttctcacgataagtgtggttctcattataaccacaccctatatatatatatatatatatatatatatatatatatatatatatatgcaaatatGATAGTTCTTTATACATTACAATAATATTCTTCCAATGACAATAGTAGATTATGAGAATATTAATAATTCAAAAGGGTTTCTAGTTTCATGTTAGGGATGATTTCTACCGGAGCTTTTAACTACGTATGCATACTGTTAGTTTCGAGCAAGTGCGTATTGATGTATTGGAGGGGGGAGGAGGGAAAGGGATACACCAATTACAACTTTTTCGTTGTTTTTTAGAGTTGCACGTGTTCAAAGAACATGTTCAGCTAATAATGAATTAGCTGATGTATTCTAATAAGCTAATTAAGTAGATTGATCATGTTCCAGATAAGTATGTTCACACTAAGTGTTCAGTAATCAATCCTAGTTACTACTAGCAAGCTGATTAGTTTGA is a window encoding:
- the LOC131001658 gene encoding transcription initiation factor TFIID subunit 14b isoform X1, with amino-acid sequence MAEIVEIDGQPERNTNEPTLKPQRIKITRASDDGDKKILQKRLKDVEICVPIVYGTIAFWLGRKASETQSHRWTVYVRGATNEDIGVVIKRAVFQLHPSFENPVRVVESPPFELSECGWGEFEIAISLFFHNDVCEKQLDLYHHLKLYAEDESGPQSAKKPVVVETYNEIVFPDPSESFYARIQKHPAVIVPRLPVMLNLPTEDLNEKKGDTKDNPLSQWFINFSEADELLKLAAARQQVQAHIIKLRRQLSVIDGLPLQSWKPGSG
- the LOC131001658 gene encoding transcription initiation factor TFIID subunit 14b isoform X2, translated to MAEIVEIDGQPERNTNEPTLKPQRIKITRASDDGDKKILQKRLKDVEICVPIVYGTIAFWLGRKASETQSHRWTVYVRGATNEDIGVVIKRAVFQLHPSFENPVRVVESPPFELSECGWGEFEIAISLFFHNDVCEKQLDLYHHLKLYAEDESGPQSAKKPVVVETYNEIVFPDPSESFYARIQKHPAVIVPRLPVMLNLPTDLNEKKGDTKDNPLSQWFINFSEADELLKLAAARQQVQAHIIKLRRQLSVIDGLPLQSWKPGSG